The Lichenihabitans psoromatis genome contains a region encoding:
- a CDS encoding HWE histidine kinase domain-containing protein encodes MQPHGCLLVCRMSDWTVVQASLNAATVLDLAPDAAILGQDLDKILDGTTVHDLRNTLQGSMVSGTAERLTDVIAVTGGKRVDLTVHSTGDVAIIEVTDHAGADTSTTDPIVLVKSMVGRIKRAPTLARILQTAAGQLRAVTGYDHVMIYRFLPDDSGEVVAEALRPGIRPLVGLRYPASDIPAQARALYKRQWLRMIVDVGYTPVPLIGLPGSDAAPIDLSLASLRSVSPIHLEYLRNMGSAATLTVSIMAGDKLWGLIACHHEAPRRLAATTCAACELFGQIFSLQIEAKQRDEELANAAKARDALDRLIATMPVEETLFDNLPSFESTLQALIECDGVGVWSEGRFTGVGHVPPMSGMPALIALLDQQGPHEPTVTCSLGLLMPLAQSFTDRVSGMMAVPFWRGTRDYLMFFRRELIQTVTWGGNPNKPVTITTDGTRISPRKSFEAWRETVRGEALPWRPSEIQIARSLRVSLLDVILRRADLLNTERKAAQESQSLLIAELNHRVKNVLALVRSLVRQSRQESGSVEDFTENLEQRIRALAFAHDQLTQVGWRGAPLLRLLQAEVQAWAGEAGERVQMQGPVVTLGSRAYQTLALVLHEMMTNAAKYGALSTPTGKLVVTWSLLPEGDLMLEWAEAGGPIVTTPKRRGFGTIIVEQTIPFELQGDSSVEYRPEGVVGRFRVPASQLVPCDLEAEPERREIATPLTRTDLMGKRLMLVEDSMMIALDAQGMMSDAGLGVEIAGNVADALRTLKVGAFDAAVLDVNLSGETSFPVADALLAGGVPFVFATGYGESTMIPARFRNVTVVAKPYDAKTLLHALGSAFTTLDLAASP; translated from the coding sequence GTGCAGCCTCACGGCTGCCTCCTGGTCTGCAGAATGTCGGACTGGACGGTTGTCCAAGCCTCTCTGAATGCTGCCACCGTCCTCGACCTCGCGCCCGATGCCGCCATCCTGGGACAAGACCTCGACAAAATCCTCGACGGCACCACCGTCCACGATCTTCGCAATACGCTGCAGGGCTCGATGGTGTCCGGAACGGCGGAGCGGCTGACCGATGTGATCGCGGTGACAGGCGGCAAACGCGTCGATCTTACGGTTCATTCGACCGGCGACGTTGCGATCATCGAAGTGACCGACCATGCGGGCGCCGACACCAGCACCACCGACCCGATCGTTTTGGTCAAGAGCATGGTCGGCCGCATCAAGCGAGCCCCCACCCTCGCTCGAATTCTGCAGACGGCCGCCGGACAATTGCGCGCCGTCACCGGCTACGATCATGTCATGATCTACCGCTTTCTGCCCGATGACAGCGGTGAGGTCGTGGCGGAGGCGTTGCGTCCCGGCATAAGACCGCTGGTCGGTCTGCGATATCCGGCGAGCGACATCCCGGCTCAGGCGCGCGCACTGTATAAACGGCAATGGCTGCGGATGATCGTCGACGTCGGCTACACGCCGGTGCCGCTCATCGGCCTTCCGGGCAGCGACGCGGCACCGATCGACCTCAGTCTGGCGTCGCTGCGCAGCGTCTCACCCATCCACCTCGAATATCTCCGCAATATGGGGTCGGCCGCGACCCTCACGGTCTCGATCATGGCCGGCGACAAGCTTTGGGGACTAATCGCCTGCCATCACGAAGCGCCGCGCCGTCTCGCGGCAACGACATGCGCGGCCTGCGAATTGTTCGGGCAGATCTTCTCGTTGCAGATCGAGGCAAAACAGCGCGACGAGGAACTCGCCAACGCCGCAAAGGCACGCGATGCGCTCGACCGTTTGATCGCCACCATGCCGGTCGAGGAAACCCTGTTCGATAACCTGCCGAGCTTCGAGAGCACGCTCCAAGCCCTCATCGAATGCGACGGTGTCGGGGTCTGGTCAGAAGGCCGATTCACAGGCGTCGGTCACGTCCCGCCCATGAGCGGCATGCCGGCCCTGATCGCATTGCTCGATCAGCAGGGCCCGCACGAGCCGACCGTCACCTGTTCGCTCGGCCTGCTCATGCCCTTGGCGCAGTCGTTCACGGACCGCGTCAGCGGGATGATGGCGGTGCCGTTCTGGCGCGGCACGCGCGATTATCTCATGTTCTTTCGGCGCGAACTGATCCAAACGGTCACGTGGGGCGGCAACCCCAACAAGCCGGTCACAATCACGACGGACGGCACACGGATCAGCCCGCGCAAGAGCTTCGAAGCCTGGCGCGAGACGGTTCGCGGAGAGGCACTCCCCTGGCGCCCGAGCGAAATTCAAATCGCGCGAAGCCTTCGGGTGTCGCTGCTGGACGTCATCCTGCGCCGCGCGGACCTGCTCAACACCGAGCGCAAGGCGGCCCAGGAAAGCCAATCGCTGCTCATCGCCGAGCTCAACCACCGGGTCAAAAACGTGCTGGCTTTGGTGCGGTCGCTGGTGCGGCAAAGCCGGCAGGAGAGTGGATCGGTCGAGGACTTCACCGAAAATCTCGAGCAACGTATACGGGCGCTGGCATTTGCCCATGATCAATTGACGCAAGTCGGTTGGCGCGGTGCGCCGCTGCTTCGCTTGTTGCAAGCCGAGGTGCAGGCCTGGGCCGGTGAGGCCGGCGAGCGCGTGCAGATGCAGGGTCCCGTTGTCACGCTCGGGTCGCGCGCCTACCAGACGTTGGCGTTGGTGCTGCACGAGATGATGACCAACGCGGCGAAATATGGTGCGCTCAGTACGCCGACCGGAAAACTCGTCGTGACCTGGTCGCTCCTGCCCGAGGGGGATTTGATGCTCGAATGGGCCGAGGCTGGCGGCCCCATCGTGACGACGCCCAAGCGGCGCGGGTTTGGCACCATCATCGTCGAGCAGACGATCCCGTTCGAATTGCAGGGAGACAGCTCCGTCGAATACCGGCCGGAGGGCGTCGTCGGTCGCTTCCGCGTTCCGGCAAGCCAATTGGTGCCTTGCGACCTCGAGGCCGAACCCGAACGGCGCGAGATCGCCACCCCGCTCACGCGGACGGATCTCATGGGCAAACGACTGATGCTGGTCGAGGATAGCATGATGATCGCGCTCGACGCTCAGGGCATGATGTCGGATGCGGGGCTCGGGGTGGAAATCGCCGGCAATGTGGCCGACGCCTTGCGGACCTTGAAGGTCGGCGCCTTCGATGCCGCGGTGCTCGACGTCAATCTTTCGGGCGAAACAAGCTTTCCGGTGGCCGACGCCCTGCTCGCCGGGGGCGTCCCCTTCGTATTCGCGACCGGCTACGGCGAAAGCACCATGATTCCGGCGCGGTTCCGAAACGTGACGGTCGTCGCAAAACCCTATGATGCCAAAACTTTGCTTCACGCCCTTGGCTCGGCTTTCACGACACTCGATCTGGCCGCTTCTCCTTAG
- a CDS encoding biliverdin-producing heme oxygenase produces MDNDVSTERSAINPHLGLRDATAPWHASTERAFEQFDLRHREGYVAFLLAQAGALLPLEDAVQQNGIDRFIADWGVRRRGSFVLADLERLGVPLERIPACHLPVGAYDPLAIAYVLEGSRHGARVLLRRMLTGDAVLADATMFLGQPFQAKQWTIFLDILRQNRGQPDQQAHLQETGIAGFRLFTQSAKMVAG; encoded by the coding sequence ATGGATAACGACGTCTCGACCGAACGCAGCGCGATCAACCCCCACCTTGGTCTGAGGGACGCGACGGCACCGTGGCATGCCTCCACCGAACGCGCCTTCGAGCAGTTCGATCTGCGCCATCGGGAGGGCTATGTGGCGTTCCTGCTGGCACAAGCTGGGGCGTTGCTGCCGCTCGAGGATGCGGTCCAGCAAAACGGAATCGATCGGTTCATCGCCGATTGGGGCGTCCGGCGACGCGGCAGCTTCGTGCTGGCCGATCTCGAGAGGCTCGGTGTGCCGCTGGAGCGCATCCCTGCGTGCCACTTACCGGTTGGGGCCTATGACCCGCTCGCGATCGCTTATGTGCTCGAGGGTTCGCGCCATGGCGCGCGTGTCCTGCTCCGACGCATGCTCACTGGCGATGCGGTCTTGGCCGACGCAACGATGTTTCTTGGACAACCGTTTCAAGCCAAGCAATGGACGATCTTTCTCGACATTCTGCGCCAAAATCGCGGTCAGCCGGACCAGCAGGCTCACCTGCAGGAGACCGGCATTGCAGGGTTCCGTCTCTTTACGCAAAGCGCCAAAATGGTCGCTGGGTGA
- a CDS encoding calcium:proton antiporter has translation MKTAVVVRLAIAWITVGVAFVFGDAIYAASASLIGSCMVFAALLAIIMWSAFGVVEEADHLADRLGEPYGTLLLTLSIVLIEVALIGAVMLGSADPTLGRDTMFAVLMIVLNGVVGLGLLVGGWRYGAQVYNLEGASAYLAVIMPLTVIALVLPNFTVSTSAGTLSTEQAISLMVFTVLLYGTFLALQTGRHQDFFTMPESVSHGDLEPAPSDHAGGGSILPRMVLLILSLLPVVLLAKRLAKVLDRTIETLHAPTALGGVIIAIIVFTPEGLAALRAVSLNRLQRTINLCLGAAASTIGLTVPAVLVLGLLTGQNIVLGLSPSNMVLLALTLILSTLTFSGPRTTALNGAMHLVVFFVYITLIFSP, from the coding sequence ATGAAGACAGCAGTGGTGGTCCGGCTCGCGATCGCTTGGATCACGGTCGGGGTCGCGTTCGTGTTTGGCGATGCGATCTATGCCGCGTCCGCCTCGCTGATCGGTTCCTGTATGGTCTTCGCGGCTCTGCTCGCGATCATCATGTGGTCGGCCTTCGGGGTCGTCGAGGAGGCCGATCATCTCGCCGACCGATTGGGTGAGCCCTACGGCACGCTGTTGCTGACGCTCTCGATCGTCTTGATCGAGGTGGCGCTCATCGGAGCGGTAATGCTTGGCTCGGCCGACCCGACGCTCGGCCGCGACACGATGTTCGCGGTGCTTATGATCGTGCTCAACGGCGTGGTCGGCCTCGGGCTGCTGGTGGGCGGGTGGCGATATGGCGCGCAGGTCTATAATCTCGAAGGCGCAAGCGCTTATCTGGCCGTCATCATGCCGCTGACCGTCATCGCGCTGGTCCTGCCAAACTTTACCGTGTCGACGTCGGCCGGGACCCTCAGCACCGAACAGGCCATCTCACTGATGGTCTTCACGGTGCTGCTCTACGGCACATTCCTGGCGCTGCAGACCGGGCGACATCAAGACTTCTTCACCATGCCCGAAAGCGTGTCGCACGGCGACCTCGAACCCGCGCCGTCCGACCACGCGGGCGGCGGCTCCATCCTGCCGCGCATGGTGTTGCTGATCCTGTCGCTGCTCCCGGTCGTGCTGCTGGCCAAACGGCTCGCCAAGGTTCTCGACCGGACGATCGAGACGCTGCATGCCCCGACGGCTCTCGGCGGCGTCATCATCGCCATAATCGTGTTCACGCCCGAAGGTCTCGCGGCGCTGCGCGCGGTGTCGCTCAATCGCCTGCAACGCACCATCAATCTCTGCCTGGGCGCGGCGGCCTCGACCATCGGACTGACGGTCCCGGCCGTACTGGTGCTCGGCTTGCTGACGGGCCAGAATATCGTGCTCGGCCTCTCGCCGTCCAACATGGTGCTTTTGGCCCTGACGCTGATCTTGTCGACGCTGACGTTTTCGGGCCCGCGGACGACGGCGCTGAACGGCGCCATGCATCTCGTCGTGTTCTTCGTCTACATCACGCTCATCTTCAGCCCATGA
- a CDS encoding MFS transporter, with protein sequence MTRRDRDPGTVDLSTRAPTVVEAAEAAIVDVDRFIARGTREFRLTNVALFASGFTTFALIYCVQPIMPVFSQEFGIGAAAASLSLSITTQCLAVSMLIASSLSEVFGRKPVMVASLCASSLLVLASAFAPNWQVFLVLRALAGIAFSGLPATAMAYVGEEMETRSLGLAMGLYIGGTGLGALGGRLIVGILTDVVSWRAGMLTIGLLALGSSLIFTAYLPQSRHFVARPFNIAALGRSFAAHLRDPIQLLLYLEGFLLLGIFVALYNYIGYRLMAPPYGFSQTTVGLIFLLSLVGIVSSAWVGDLAGRLGRGRVFWVFVAIMLGGMGLTLFDHLAAILVGLAIVTFAFYAAHSVASSWVGVRAKHAKAQASSLYLFSYYSGSSVIGSLGGLAWQHDGWLGVVLLGSIVLMIALAAALVLARSDPPRVSG encoded by the coding sequence ATGACGAGGCGGGATCGTGATCCAGGCACGGTCGATTTGTCCACACGGGCGCCGACTGTCGTCGAAGCGGCAGAGGCCGCGATCGTCGACGTCGATCGGTTTATCGCGCGAGGCACGCGGGAGTTTCGTCTAACCAACGTGGCGCTGTTCGCGTCTGGGTTCACCACCTTCGCGCTGATCTATTGCGTGCAGCCGATCATGCCGGTGTTCTCGCAGGAGTTCGGGATCGGCGCGGCCGCCGCGAGCCTGTCTCTCTCGATCACGACGCAGTGCCTCGCCGTGTCGATGCTGATCGCGAGTTCCCTCTCCGAGGTCTTCGGGCGCAAGCCCGTGATGGTGGCATCCCTCTGCGCCTCGTCGCTGCTCGTCTTGGCCTCTGCTTTCGCGCCGAACTGGCAGGTGTTTCTGGTGCTGCGCGCCCTCGCCGGTATCGCGTTCAGCGGCTTGCCCGCGACCGCCATGGCTTATGTCGGCGAAGAAATGGAGACCCGCTCCCTCGGCCTGGCGATGGGCCTCTATATCGGCGGGACCGGCCTCGGTGCGCTTGGCGGCCGTCTGATCGTCGGCATCCTGACCGATGTGGTGAGTTGGCGGGCCGGGATGCTCACGATCGGCCTGTTGGCCTTGGGATCGAGCCTGATCTTCACGGCCTATCTGCCGCAATCCCGGCATTTCGTCGCACGGCCGTTCAATATCGCGGCGCTGGGGCGGTCCTTCGCGGCCCATCTGCGAGATCCGATCCAGCTTCTCCTCTATCTCGAGGGATTTCTGCTGCTCGGCATCTTCGTGGCGCTGTATAATTACATCGGTTATCGTTTGATGGCGCCCCCTTATGGGTTCAGCCAGACGACGGTCGGGCTCATCTTCCTGCTGTCGCTGGTCGGCATCGTGAGTTCGGCCTGGGTCGGGGATCTGGCGGGGCGACTCGGGAGAGGGCGTGTCTTCTGGGTCTTCGTGGCGATCATGCTTGGCGGAATGGGGCTGACGCTGTTCGATCATCTCGCCGCGATCCTGGTTGGGCTGGCGATCGTCACCTTCGCGTTCTACGCGGCCCATTCGGTCGCGTCCTCCTGGGTTGGCGTCAGGGCCAAGCATGCCAAGGCGCAAGCCTCCTCGCTCTATCTGTTCAGCTATTACAGCGGATCGAGCGTCATCGGCTCGCTCGGCGGCCTCGCCTGGCAGCACGACGGTTGGCTCGGGGTCGTGCTGTTGGGCAGCATCGTCCTGATGATCGCTTTGGCGGCCGCTCTCGTCCTGGCACGGTCCGATCCGCCGCGCGTCAGCGGCTGA
- a CDS encoding potassium transporter Kup: MPQDTVQDLPVAEAARPVVHDHGHPVGGFPMILGSIGVVYGDIGTSPLYALKTALAHASTTGATVEEVVGIVSLLIYALFFTVTVKYVLFLMRADNKGEGGTLSLMALAQKALGHRAQTVFLLGVAGAALFSGDAIITPAISVLSAVEGLGIAEQGLIPYVIPITVVILISLFTVQSFGTAKVAAFFGPIMVVFFSVIGAMGLVHIFDAPIILTAFNPLNGLAFLFGNGATGFVTLGLVFLAVTGAEALYADMGHFGRMPIQLAWLFFVLPALLLNYLGQGALVLRYPETITQPFFLMVPNWALIPLVILSTVATVIASQAVITGAYSLIRQAIQLGLLPRMEIQHTSETTEGQIYVPRANRLMLIGVLVLVFLFKSSDNLANAYGIAVTGTMVVTTSLSFFVVWKLWRWPLYWAVPFVAFFLVIDLAFLFANMVKVLDGGWVPLLMAACSMLLMWTWVRGTAFLSEKTHRDSISTRDLIRMLQKSKPIRVPGTAIFLTSDPEVAPSALMHNLKHNKVIHERVIILSVKTADQPRVAQANRYQLEKLSDDFTKIILNYGYMEHPRMPSALASLKKAGLRFDIMTTSYFLGRRSLKASPNSGMPVWQDRLYIALSKQAATAPDFFSIPSDRVVELGAQVTI, from the coding sequence ATGCCCCAGGATACGGTGCAGGATCTGCCCGTCGCGGAAGCGGCGAGGCCGGTGGTCCACGACCATGGCCACCCGGTCGGCGGTTTCCCCATGATCTTGGGGTCGATCGGCGTCGTCTATGGCGACATCGGCACGAGTCCGCTTTACGCCCTGAAGACGGCGTTGGCGCATGCCTCGACGACCGGCGCGACCGTGGAGGAAGTGGTCGGCATCGTGTCGCTTCTGATCTACGCCCTGTTCTTCACCGTCACGGTGAAATATGTGCTGTTTCTCATGCGGGCCGACAACAAAGGCGAGGGTGGCACGCTGTCGTTGATGGCACTTGCCCAGAAGGCGCTCGGCCATCGTGCCCAGACGGTGTTCCTGCTTGGGGTCGCGGGCGCCGCGCTATTCTCGGGCGACGCGATCATCACCCCGGCGATTTCGGTGCTGTCGGCGGTCGAGGGACTCGGTATCGCGGAGCAAGGGCTGATCCCCTACGTGATCCCGATCACGGTCGTGATTCTCATCTCGCTGTTCACGGTCCAGAGTTTCGGAACCGCCAAGGTGGCGGCTTTCTTTGGTCCGATCATGGTGGTGTTCTTTTCGGTCATCGGCGCCATGGGACTGGTGCACATCTTCGACGCCCCGATCATTCTCACGGCCTTCAATCCCCTGAACGGTCTGGCGTTTCTGTTCGGCAATGGCGCTACGGGCTTCGTCACGCTCGGTCTGGTGTTCCTTGCCGTCACCGGTGCCGAAGCCCTTTATGCCGATATGGGCCACTTCGGCCGGATGCCGATTCAGCTCGCCTGGTTATTCTTCGTGCTGCCGGCGCTGCTGCTGAACTACCTCGGGCAGGGCGCCCTCGTTCTGCGCTATCCCGAGACCATCACGCAGCCGTTCTTTCTCATGGTGCCGAATTGGGCGTTGATCCCGCTCGTGATCCTGTCGACGGTCGCGACCGTGATCGCCAGCCAGGCCGTCATCACCGGAGCTTATTCGCTGATCCGGCAGGCCATCCAGCTTGGCCTGCTGCCCCGCATGGAGATCCAGCACACGTCGGAGACGACCGAAGGGCAGATCTACGTTCCGCGCGCCAACCGGTTGATGCTGATCGGCGTGCTGGTTCTGGTGTTCCTGTTCAAGAGCTCGGACAATCTCGCCAATGCCTACGGCATCGCGGTGACCGGCACGATGGTGGTCACCACTTCTCTGTCGTTCTTCGTGGTGTGGAAGCTGTGGCGCTGGCCGCTTTATTGGGCGGTCCCGTTCGTGGCGTTTTTCTTGGTGATCGATCTCGCCTTCCTGTTCGCCAACATGGTCAAGGTGCTGGATGGCGGCTGGGTGCCGCTGCTGATGGCGGCCTGCTCGATGTTGCTGATGTGGACCTGGGTGCGGGGCACCGCCTTCCTGTCGGAAAAGACGCATCGCGACTCCATCTCGACGCGCGACCTCATCCGCATGCTGCAAAAGAGCAAGCCGATCCGCGTTCCCGGCACCGCCATCTTCCTGACGAGCGATCCTGAGGTGGCGCCGTCGGCGCTGATGCACAACCTCAAGCACAACAAGGTCATCCACGAGCGGGTCATCATCCTGTCGGTCAAGACGGCCGATCAGCCGCGCGTCGCGCAAGCGAACCGCTATCAGCTCGAGAAGCTGTCGGACGATTTCACCAAGATCATTCTGAATTACGGCTATATGGAACATCCACGGATGCCGAGCGCCCTCGCCAGCCTGAAGAAGGCCGGTCTCCGCTTCGACATCATGACGACGTCCTATTTCCTCGGGCGACGCTCGCTGAAGGCCTCGCCAAATTCCGGCATGCCGGTGTGGCAGGACAGGCTCTATATCGCGCTGTCGAAACAAGCCGCCACCGCGCCGGACTTCTTCTCGATCCCGTCCGACCGCGTGGTCGAACTCGGCGCCCAAGTCACCATTTAA